The genomic interval GAACACCTGCCGCCTGCGCGTGGCTGATGGCCTCGCGGGTTTGGGGCATCACCGCATCATCGGCTGCTACAACGATCACCGCAATATCCGTCACCTTCGCACCACGTGCACGCATCGCCGTAAAGGCCTCGTGACCGGGTGTATCAAGGAAGGTGATCTCTTTTCCATTGGGCAATTTTACCTGGTAGGCTCCAATGTGCTGGGTGATACCTCCGGCCTCACCGGCAACCACATTGGCACTCCGGATATAGTCAAGCAAAGAGGTCTTACCATGGTCAACGTGACCCATGATGGTCACGATCGGGGAACGGAACTGGAGCTCATCTTCTGTATCCTCCTCATCATCCTCCTCCATTTCCATTTGTTTCTCCATATCGATGAACTCTACCTGGAAGCCAAATTCTCCGGCTACCAGCTCGATCACTTCCGCATCCAGTCGCTGGTTGATGGATACCATGATACCCAATCCCATACACTTGCTGATCACTTCGGCAAAGCTTACATCCATCAGGTTGGCCAATTCGCTCACGCTGATGAACTCCGTTACCTGCAGGCGATGATCATCCTCCATTTCTCCCATGGACTCGGCCATTTCCTCACGCTTCGCCTTGCGGTATTTTGCTTTCAGGCTCTTGCCACGCCCACCGGCGCCGGCCAGTTTAGCCTGAGTCTGCTTGATTTTTTCCTGGATCTCTTTCTCGTCGATCTCTTTTACTTCCCGGCGACGGTCACGGCGTCCGCCAGAAGTGGCCCCACCACCATGTTGTCCGGGACGTGTACCGCCTTTATTATCCACCCCGGTGCGGCCAAAACGACCATCTTTCCGGTCCTGACCTTCGTCTTTCTTCCCTTCATCCTTCTTCTCAATGGGGATACGTTTGCGTTTGCGTTTTTCGTCTTTCTTCGGACGTGTATCGCTGTCCACCGGCAGATCGATCTTACCCAATACTTTGGGTCCTTCGATCTTTTGTGCGCGGATATTTTCTACAACAGGAGGTTGATCAGATACGGGCTCTTCTTTTTCTACCGGCTTCTCGGCCACCGGCTCTGCTTTCTCTGTCTTCTTCTTCGTAACAGGTTTCTCGGGCTTTTCTTCTTCTTTTTTCTTGATCCCTTTCTTTGGACGTGTTGAAGAGTCGATCGTAGAAAGATCGATCTTGTCCACCACTTTGGGGCCTTCGATGCTTTCGGCCTCCGCCTTCACTACTTCTTTCTCTACAGGGGGTTCTTCGATCTTTACTTCGGGTTGTGGTTCTACCTTCTCTACCGGTTTTTCCTCTACGATCTCCACGGGTTTCTCCACCACAGGCTCTGCTACTTTCTTCTCTTTAACAGGCTTCGCCTCTTCTTTCTTGATCGAGAGGTCTTCTTCCTCCCGCTTCTTCCGGCCTTCGGCACTGCTGCCCTTCGGAAGATCGATCTGATCGCTCTTCAGCTTGGCTACCTTATCGCTTTGGAACTCCTGTTGCAAAGCACGGTACATGTCCTCCGTAAGTTTAGCGGTAGGCTTCAGTTCATTTTTGTCAAATCCCTTCCCCACCAAAAAGTCCACCAGCGTGTCCTTACCGATGTTGAACTCTTTGGCCGCGGCCATTAACCTGGGTGTTGTTGTTTCTGCCATTCCAATTTTTTGTTTATCAAAGATGAAGCCTACTTTGTACTACATAGGCTTATTCTTTATCAAATTCTTCTTTCAATACCTTGCGTACTTCCTCAATGGTTTCACGCTCAAGGTCGGTTCTTCTTTCCAGTTCTTCCATGGTCAGATCGAGTACACTCCGCGCGGTATCACAACCTACGCGTTTGAACTCATCGATGACCCATGTTTCGATCTCATCACTAAATTCATCCAGATCGATATCAAATTCTTCAACTTCGCCTTCATTATCGCGGAACACATCCAGTTCATATCCGGTGAGTTCGCAGGCCAGTTTGATGTTCACCCCGCGGCGACCGATGGCCAGGGATACCTGGTCAGGCTTCAGATACACATTGGCATGTTTGCCCTCATTGTCGAGGTCCATGCTGGTGATCTTGGCCGGCGTAAGCGAACGCTGGATCAGAAGTTGAATATTATTGGTCCAGTTGATAACGTCGATATTCTCATTCTTCAACTCACGTACAATACCATGGATACGGCTTCCTTTCATACCCACGCAGGCACCTACGGGGTCGATACGGTCGTCGTATGATTCCACGGCTACTTTGGCACGCTCTCCCGGATCGCGAACGATCTTCTTGATGACGATCAGGCCGTCAAAGATCTCCGGCACCTCGATCTCCAGCAGTTTAGCCAGGAATTCGGGGGAGGTACGGGAAAGGATGATCACCGGGCTGTTGTTCTTCATGTCCACTTTCTTCACCACCGCACGGATACTCTCTCCTTTTTTGAAATAATCCTGCGGGATCTGCTCGCTCTTGGGAAGGATCAATTCATTGCCTTCCTCATCGAGTAAGAGAATCTCTTTTTTCCAAACCTGGTAAACTTCTGCGCTGATGATCTCACCCACACGTTCACCATATTTTTTAGCCAGTGCATTCTTTTTCAGGTCGCTGATACGGCTGGCCAGGGTCTGCTTGGCTGCCAGGATCGCGCGACGTCCAAAATCATACATATCCACCTCTTCATATAATTCTTCACCAACCTCAAAGTCAGGTTCAATTTTCACAGCATCCGTATAGGCGATCTGTGCCAGGGGGTCTTCCACTTGTCCATCTTCTACAATGGTCCGGCGGCGCATGATCTCCAGGTCACCCTGCTCGGCGTTTACAATGACGTCGAAATTCTCATCGCTCCCGTATTTTTTACGAAGGAGGGTCTTAAATACGTCTTCTACCACCTTCATCATCGTCGGGCGATCGATGTTTTCCGCATCCTTGAATTCCTGGAATGCCTCAATTAGATTTATACTTGCCATACTGCATACTGTTTACGTGAAAAGGTTAAAATGTAACTTGAATTTTTGTTGTTTTTATATCAGAAAATAAAATGCTGTGCCGTTTCAACTCCTTCCCGGCCTTGGGACTTTTTCCGGGCTTTTTAGCCGGCTGTTCCTCCAAAACCACCCCGTCTTCCCCTACCTCCACCAAATTGCCGGTCACAATGCGACCGTCCGTCAACACCACTTCGGCCAACCGCCCCTTGTTCTTGGTATATTGACGGTACATTTTGAGGGGTTCATCCACACCGGGAGAGGATACCTCAAGCGAAAAATCATCGCCGGGAAACAAACCCGATTCTTCCACTTTTTTATAGAGCGAGCGGTTGATGGAGGCAAGTCTGCCAATTCCAACTCCTTGATCTCCATCTATATATACTCTCACATTATTGGTGGGCTTAATACGTACGCTGACCAGGAAAAGGTCCGTTTCGGAGCCGATCAGCTCACCCACCATTGTCTCTAAAGTCTTTATTTGTTCGTCCAAAGTCATAGTTCCGGGAAAAGAAGAAGGGAACGAATCCGTTCCCTTCTGTTTGTCTTTACGCTGGGGCAAATGTAAGGAAAAATATATCACAAAAAAAGAAAAACGTCAGCCGTGAAACGTGAGACGTCAATCGTCAGTCGTGAGAGGTGAGACGTCAATCGTGAGGCGGGAATCGTCAGTCGTGAGACGTGAATCGTGAGATGGGCCCTCACGACTTACGATTCACGTCTCACGCCTCACCTCTCACGCCTCACGTCTCTCACCCCCTACTTCATGCCGAACCCCACTTCCTTCACATTCCGTGAATCTGTTCCGATAAACAAGGTAAACTCCCCGGGTTCAGAAATGTACCGCAATTGATCGTCGTAAAAACGAAGATCCTTTTCAGTAATC from Chitinophagales bacterium carries:
- the infB gene encoding translation initiation factor IF-2 encodes the protein MAETTTPRLMAAAKEFNIGKDTLVDFLVGKGFDKNELKPTAKLTEDMYRALQQEFQSDKVAKLKSDQIDLPKGSSAEGRKKREEEDLSIKKEEAKPVKEKKVAEPVVEKPVEIVEEKPVEKVEPQPEVKIEEPPVEKEVVKAEAESIEGPKVVDKIDLSTIDSSTRPKKGIKKKEEEKPEKPVTKKKTEKAEPVAEKPVEKEEPVSDQPPVVENIRAQKIEGPKVLGKIDLPVDSDTRPKKDEKRKRKRIPIEKKDEGKKDEGQDRKDGRFGRTGVDNKGGTRPGQHGGGATSGGRRDRRREVKEIDEKEIQEKIKQTQAKLAGAGGRGKSLKAKYRKAKREEMAESMGEMEDDHRLQVTEFISVSELANLMDVSFAEVISKCMGLGIMVSINQRLDAEVIELVAGEFGFQVEFIDMEKQMEMEEDDEEDTEDELQFRSPIVTIMGHVDHGKTSLLDYIRSANVVAGEAGGITQHIGAYQVKLPNGKEITFLDTPGHEAFTAMRARGAKVTDIAVIVVAADDAVMPQTREAISHAQAAGVPMIFAVNKIDKDGANPQKIYEQLSGMNILVEEWGGKFQSQELSAKKGLNVDLLLEKILLEAEMLDLKANPDREASGTIIEATLDKGRGYVATLLVQNGTLEVGDLIVSGQYYGRVKAMFNERNKKLDVAGPSAPALILGLNGAPQAGEKFKVYEDESEAKEVANRRAQILREQGMRTKKHITLDEIGRRLALGNFKELNVIIKGDVDGSVEALSDSLQKLSTEEIVVKVIHKAVGQINETDVTLANASDAIILGFNVRPSLQAARLADQEAIEIKTYSVIYNAIEEIKSAMEGMLEPTVKEKIVANVEIREVFKFDKAVVAGCFVRDGKIKRDSKVRLIRDGIVVYPIGEGASAELASLKRFKDDVKEVLSGMECGLTIKNYHDVKVGDVVEAYEEEEVKRTL
- the nusA gene encoding transcription termination/antitermination protein NusA, producing the protein MASINLIEAFQEFKDAENIDRPTMMKVVEDVFKTLLRKKYGSDENFDVIVNAEQGDLEIMRRRTIVEDGQVEDPLAQIAYTDAVKIEPDFEVGEELYEEVDMYDFGRRAILAAKQTLASRISDLKKNALAKKYGERVGEIISAEVYQVWKKEILLLDEEGNELILPKSEQIPQDYFKKGESIRAVVKKVDMKNNSPVIILSRTSPEFLAKLLEIEVPEIFDGLIVIKKIVRDPGERAKVAVESYDDRIDPVGACVGMKGSRIHGIVRELKNENIDVINWTNNIQLLIQRSLTPAKITSMDLDNEGKHANVYLKPDQVSLAIGRRGVNIKLACELTGYELDVFRDNEGEVEEFDIDLDEFSDEIETWVIDEFKRVGCDTARSVLDLTMEELERRTDLERETIEEVRKVLKEEFDKE
- a CDS encoding ribosome maturation factor, producing the protein MTLDEQIKTLETMVGELIGSETDLFLVSVRIKPTNNVRVYIDGDQGVGIGRLASINRSLYKKVEESGLFPGDDFSLEVSSPGVDEPLKMYRQYTKNKGRLAEVVLTDGRIVTGNLVEVGEDGVVLEEQPAKKPGKSPKAGKELKRHSILFSDIKTTKIQVTF